The Juglans microcarpa x Juglans regia isolate MS1-56 chromosome 8S, Jm3101_v1.0, whole genome shotgun sequence genome has a window encoding:
- the LOC121244667 gene encoding probable magnesium transporter NIPA9 isoform X2: MWESICLTLAATAGNNIGKVFQKKGTLILPPLSFKFKVIKAYASNKTWVIGFLMDIFGAMLMLRALSQAPVSVIQPVSGCGLAILSIFSHFYLKEVMNAIDWVGITFAGVGAGGEEQEATAISMFRLPWLAFAVVILFVLLNGWLRIYKRHRREQEMMEYEVVEEIIYGLESGVLFGMASVISKMGFVFLEQGFHRMLVPICISISVSFSGTGFYYQTRGLKHGRAIVVATCAAVASIVTGVLAGMLALGEQLPSAPTARVSLLLGWLLIIIGVILLVCSSRLVRYLPWPLQNFLPSGIERSFSTRRSGSVRIRDTSPSAVIQAATLHHLISSPPKEKA; the protein is encoded by the exons ATGTGGGAATCGATCTGTTTAACGTTAGCGGCGACGGCTGGTAACAACATCGGCAAAGTCTTTCAGAAAAAGGGCACCCTTATtcttccccctctctctttcaagTTCAAG GTGATAAAGGCATATGCTTCCAACAAAACTTGGGTGATCGGTTTTCTAATGGATATATTTGGAGCAATGTTGATGTTGAGGGCACTATCTCAAGCCCCT GTATCTGTCATCCAACCAGTTTCTGGTTGCGGACTTGCTATTCTTTCCATCTTTTCCCATTTTTATTTGAAGGAAGTCATGAATGCTATTGACTGGGTGGGAATTACTTTTGCGG GAGTTGGTGCTGGAGGTGAGGAGCAAGAGGCAACTGCCATATCCATGTTTCGTTTACCATGGCTAGCATTTGCAGTTGTCATCTTGTTT GTGCTTCTTAATGGATGGCTTCGAATCTACAAACGACACCGAAGAGAACAGGAGATG ATGGAATATGAGGTTGttgaagaaattatatatggCTTGGAATCTGGTGTTTTGTTTGG GATGGCATCGGTAATATCAAAGATGGGATTTGTATTTTTGGAGCAGGGCTTCCACAGGATGCTGGTACCTATATGCATTTCAATCAGTGTATCTTTTAGCGGTACAGGTTTTTATTATCAG ACTCGTGGTCTAAAGCATGGTAGAGCAATTGTAGTAGCCACGTGTGCTGCTGTGGCATCAATTGTGACTGGTGTTCTTGCTGGTATGCTTGCATTAGGTGAACAATTGCCTTCGGCACCAACAGCTCGTGTTTCACTTCTGCTTGGGTG GTTACTTATTATTATAGGCGTGATTTTACTTGTATGTTCATCACGGCTGGTGAGATACCTTCCTTGGCCATTACAGAATTTCTTACCAAGTGGCATTGAGAGGAGTTTCAGCACTAGGCGGTCCGGGTCTGTCCGAATTAGGGATACAAGCCCAAGTGCTGTTATCCAGGCAGCAACATTGCATCATTTGATATCATCTCCTCCTAAAGAGAAGGCTTGA
- the LOC121244667 gene encoding probable magnesium transporter NIPA9 isoform X1, which translates to MWESICLTLAATAGNNIGKVFQKKGTLILPPLSFKFKVIKAYASNKTWVIGFLMDIFGAMLMLRALSQAPVSVIQPVSGCGLAILSIFSHFYLKEVMNAIDWVGITFAGIGTIGVGAGGEEQEATAISMFRLPWLAFAVVILFVLLNGWLRIYKRHRREQEMMEYEVVEEIIYGLESGVLFGMASVISKMGFVFLEQGFHRMLVPICISISVSFSGTGFYYQTRGLKHGRAIVVATCAAVASIVTGVLAGMLALGEQLPSAPTARVSLLLGWLLIIIGVILLVCSSRLVRYLPWPLQNFLPSGIERSFSTRRSGSVRIRDTSPSAVIQAATLHHLISSPPKEKA; encoded by the exons ATGTGGGAATCGATCTGTTTAACGTTAGCGGCGACGGCTGGTAACAACATCGGCAAAGTCTTTCAGAAAAAGGGCACCCTTATtcttccccctctctctttcaagTTCAAG GTGATAAAGGCATATGCTTCCAACAAAACTTGGGTGATCGGTTTTCTAATGGATATATTTGGAGCAATGTTGATGTTGAGGGCACTATCTCAAGCCCCT GTATCTGTCATCCAACCAGTTTCTGGTTGCGGACTTGCTATTCTTTCCATCTTTTCCCATTTTTATTTGAAGGAAGTCATGAATGCTATTGACTGGGTGGGAATTACTTTTGCGGGTATTGGCACGATTG GAGTTGGTGCTGGAGGTGAGGAGCAAGAGGCAACTGCCATATCCATGTTTCGTTTACCATGGCTAGCATTTGCAGTTGTCATCTTGTTT GTGCTTCTTAATGGATGGCTTCGAATCTACAAACGACACCGAAGAGAACAGGAGATG ATGGAATATGAGGTTGttgaagaaattatatatggCTTGGAATCTGGTGTTTTGTTTGG GATGGCATCGGTAATATCAAAGATGGGATTTGTATTTTTGGAGCAGGGCTTCCACAGGATGCTGGTACCTATATGCATTTCAATCAGTGTATCTTTTAGCGGTACAGGTTTTTATTATCAG ACTCGTGGTCTAAAGCATGGTAGAGCAATTGTAGTAGCCACGTGTGCTGCTGTGGCATCAATTGTGACTGGTGTTCTTGCTGGTATGCTTGCATTAGGTGAACAATTGCCTTCGGCACCAACAGCTCGTGTTTCACTTCTGCTTGGGTG GTTACTTATTATTATAGGCGTGATTTTACTTGTATGTTCATCACGGCTGGTGAGATACCTTCCTTGGCCATTACAGAATTTCTTACCAAGTGGCATTGAGAGGAGTTTCAGCACTAGGCGGTCCGGGTCTGTCCGAATTAGGGATACAAGCCCAAGTGCTGTTATCCAGGCAGCAACATTGCATCATTTGATATCATCTCCTCCTAAAGAGAAGGCTTGA
- the LOC121244668 gene encoding cytokinin riboside 5'-monophosphate phosphoribohydrolase LOG8-like isoform X1 produces MEESNTRSKFRRVCVFCGSNSGHRNVFSDAALELGNELVKRKIDLVYGGGSVGLMGLISQRVFDGGCHVLGIIPRVLMPLEISGQPVGEVRTVSDMHERKSAMAREADAFIALPGGYGTMEELLEMITWAQLGIHTKPVALLNVDGYYNCLLALFDNGVEEGFIKPVARHIVLSAPTAKELIIKMEQYIPFHEHVASHESWQMEKLGN; encoded by the exons ATGGAAGAAAGCAACACAAGAAGCAAGTTCAGGAGGGTTTGTGTCTTCTGTGGGAGCAACTCTGGGCACAGAAACGTCTTCAGTGATGCTGCTCTTGAATTGGGCAATGAActg GTGAAGAGGAAGATAGACTTGGTGTATGGCGGGGGAAGTGTCGGGTTGATGGGTTTGATTTCGCAGAGAGTTTTTGATGGAGGTTGCCATGTTCTTGG GATCATTCCAAGAGTTCTCATGCCTCTTGAG ATATCTGGTCAACCTGTGGGAGAAGTAAGAACTGTTTCGGACATGCATGAGCGTAAATCTGCAATGGCTCGAGAAGCTGATGCCTTTATTGCTCTTCCTG GAGGATATGGGACCATGGAAGAGCTGTTGGAAATGATAACATGGGCCCAACTTGGAATTCATACAAAACCG GTTGCTCTGCTGAATGTTGATGGGTACTATAATTGCTTGCTGGCATTATTTGACAATGGGGTTGAAGAAGGATTCATCAAGCCAGTTGCTCGGCATATAGTCCTCTCTGCTCCAACTGCAAAAGAGCTAATAATTAAGATGGAG CAGTACATTCCTTTCCATGAACATGTTGCTTCCCATGAAAGCTGGCAGATGGAAAAACTtggtaattaa
- the LOC121244668 gene encoding cytokinin riboside 5'-monophosphate phosphoribohydrolase LOG8-like isoform X2, with protein MEESNTRSKFRRVCVFCGSNSGHRNVFSDAALELGNELVKRKIDLVYGGGSVGLMGLISQRVFDGGCHVLGIIPRVLMPLEISGQPVGEVRTVSDMHERKSAMAREADAFIALPGGYGTMEELLEMITWAQLGIHTKPVALLNVDGYYNCLLALFDNGVEEGFIKPVARHIVLSAPTAKELIIKMEYIPFHEHVASHESWQMEKLGN; from the exons ATGGAAGAAAGCAACACAAGAAGCAAGTTCAGGAGGGTTTGTGTCTTCTGTGGGAGCAACTCTGGGCACAGAAACGTCTTCAGTGATGCTGCTCTTGAATTGGGCAATGAActg GTGAAGAGGAAGATAGACTTGGTGTATGGCGGGGGAAGTGTCGGGTTGATGGGTTTGATTTCGCAGAGAGTTTTTGATGGAGGTTGCCATGTTCTTGG GATCATTCCAAGAGTTCTCATGCCTCTTGAG ATATCTGGTCAACCTGTGGGAGAAGTAAGAACTGTTTCGGACATGCATGAGCGTAAATCTGCAATGGCTCGAGAAGCTGATGCCTTTATTGCTCTTCCTG GAGGATATGGGACCATGGAAGAGCTGTTGGAAATGATAACATGGGCCCAACTTGGAATTCATACAAAACCG GTTGCTCTGCTGAATGTTGATGGGTACTATAATTGCTTGCTGGCATTATTTGACAATGGGGTTGAAGAAGGATTCATCAAGCCAGTTGCTCGGCATATAGTCCTCTCTGCTCCAACTGCAAAAGAGCTAATAATTAAGATGGAG TACATTCCTTTCCATGAACATGTTGCTTCCCATGAAAGCTGGCAGATGGAAAAACTtggtaattaa
- the LOC121244695 gene encoding uncharacterized protein LOC121244695, which yields MTSFLEVLYLNSSMLFAFVGGEGDVIVIVIVIAVESTKPGFSAVSNGGGAEEGGDVLFLNRDPHRAVIVAMAAAIPTTRSENESNGCINGFSFKGILLPMTKTSKER from the exons ATGACAAGCTTCTTGGAAGTTTTATACTTAAATTCATCGATGCTTTTCG CTTTTGTAGGTGGAGAAGGAGATGTCATTGTCATTGTCATTGTAATTGCTGTTGAATCAACCAAACCTGGCTTTTCTGCCGTTTCAAATGGAGGGGGAGCTGAAGAAGGAGGTGATGTTCTTTTCCTAAACCGAGATCCACATAGAGCTGTGATCGTAGCAATGGCTGCTGCTATCCCTACAACTAGGAGTGAAAATGAGAGCAATGGATGTATTAATGGCTTCTCATTCAAAGGGATTCTCCTTCCCATGACTAAAACATCCAAAGAAAGATAA